GCGCTGTTTACGCTCACGATGATCTACATCACGTGGCGTGCGTTCGGGATCACGTTTCTCGCGGTGTTACTCGCCGGCATGGCCTACGGGCTGTTCGGCACCCTCATTCCGGGAACGCTCGGCCACTCTGGCATCTCACACACGCGGATGCTCCGCATCCTCGTCGTCAGCGTCGACGGGTTCTTCGGATTCCTCACGCAGCTCACCGCGGCGTGGATCGCCCTCTTCTTGCTCTATGCAGGAATGTTGAAGGCGTTCGGCGCGTTCGACCTAATTCTCCGGGCGGCCGTTCGATCGGCGAAGTACATCGACTCCGGGGTCGCCCAGACGGCGGTGATCGCGAGCGCCGTCATCGGATCGGTCAACGGCAGCCAGACTGCGAACGCGGGCATGACCGGCTCGTTTACGATCCCGATGATGAAACGGAGCGGCGTCAAACCGGCGACCGCTGGCGGCATCGAATCGGTCGCGTCGACCTCCGGTCAGGTCCTGCCACCGGTGATGGGCGCCGGCGCGTTCGTGATGGCGACGCTCATCATGGGCGTCTCCTACATCGACGTCATCGTCGCGGGATTGATCCCCGCGACGATCCTCATGATCGTGATCGTCGTCGCCGTTCACTACGCGGCGGCCCCCCAGATCGAAGAGCCCGAGATGGACGAAATTTTCGATCAGCAGCTCACCCAGTTAGAGATCGCACTCGAGGGCATCAAGTTTGGAATTCCCCTCCTCATCCTGGTCTACCTGCTCGGGATCGTCCAGTACACGGTCATGACGTCGGCGTTCTGGACCGTTGTCGCGATGGCTGTCCTCGGCATGATAATTCCGACGGCCAAGAAAGCGCACGACACCTGGAGTCTCCGGCTCACCTTCTGGACGCTCATCGACACGCTCAAACAGACGGTGAACGGGTTCCGCGAGGGGATCATCGTCCTCGCACCGGTCGCGATCATCCTCGCTGCGATCAACGGCGTCGTCGACATCCTCATGGCGACCGGCGTGCCGACGGCGATTTCGCTCACGCTAATGGACCTCTCCGGCGGGGTGTTGCTGTTCGCTGCCATCATGGCGATGATCATCTGTATCCTGCTCGGCCTCGGGATGCCCACGACGGCTGCGTACACGATCGTCGCGCTGTTGATCGCACCGACGCTCGTCAACCAGTTCTTCCTGCCCGACTTCGCCGGGCACTTCTTCGTGTTCTACGCTGCGATCCTCGCCGGGTTGACGCCACCGATCGCCACGTGCGTCGCCGTCGCGACCGGTATCGCCGGCTCGAACTTCTGGCGGACGTGTTTCGAAGCGGTGAAAATCTCGTTTCCCCTCTTTCTACTCCCGTTCTCGTTCATCTACCACCCCGAGATCGTCAACCACCAGGGCGAACTCTCGACGGGCCTGATCCTGACGAGCGTGGTCATCCTGTTCGGTGCCCTCACCATCGTCCACGGCCTGAACTACCGGTTCGACCTCGACCGGGCACCACGGTACGCCCTTCGAGGCGTCTTCCTCGTCCTCGGCATCGTGATCATGGTCCACGAGGCGTTCGTGGTCCAGGTCGGCGCGCTCGGAATCGCCACGTTCCTCTACCTCACCCAGGCGGCCGTCGGCGAGTCGACGCCGCTCGAGCGACTCCGTGGACTCACGGCCGGCATCAACGGTCGTCGTAAGTAGCCGCTTACGTCGCGTCTCCGCTCGGTTCCCGACCGAGTTCTCGTTCGACCGATGCGACCTTTTCTTCTGCACCGGCGGTCGTCGTTCGCTTGTCGTCGATCTTCAGCAGCGTGCTCACCCGATCGCCGTCGACGGCCTCGTGGGCCGCCTGCGCCGCCGCGAACAGTTCGCCGATGTCCTCGGCTTCGATCGTCGTCCCCATCGGCGTCGTCTCGTAGGCGACGTCGAAGTCCTCGAGTGCGTCGACCGCCTTCGCGACTTCACTTGCCATGCTGTTTTCGACGACCGGCGCGACGCTCAGAAATCCGATGACCGTCATACGCGAGCCGACGCGGCCGAGCGAAAAATAGCTGCTGGCATCTCATACGGTCCGCTGTGATTCGGTCCCGGTGACCGCTGCACCGCTCGAGCGATCGCCTAACACGGTACAACGCTCCGTCTCAGTGACTCGACGTCGGTCGTGGCGCCTCCGCCGGCGGGTAGATGAACACGTCACCGTTCGCGTGCACGTAGATCTCGTGATCGAGGGCGGTGAACGCCACGTGGCCACCCGTTCGTCGGGTCCCGTCGGTCTTGGGGCTGAAGATGCGCTCGAGGGCGTCGGGATCGACGCTGTCGTAGAGCGAAAACTCGCCCTGGGAGACGTCGATGTCCGCGACGGTAGCGAGTGCGTGGACGATCGTCGTCGTTATGGTCGCACTTCCGTCGGCGTCGTACTGGAAGGCGTAGCGGTCGTTCGTCCGATCGTACTGGGGACCGTGCGATTCGTCACTGGGAGGTATTTCGGCTTGCATTGCGATACACTAGGATTCGATCTTCAATCTGACCGTTGCACACCGTCGTACAAAAGTTAACCGGCTGTTACGACCGCTGGCATACCTCATATTCGTGGCCACATTACTGTATGAACGGTCACAGTGACTGGTCGGCTGAGCGATCCCGCCGGTCAGAGGTAAGAGGCGTCCCAGCGGGTCGCCTTCCGCCGATTCCCACAGGCGTTACACTCGATTCGTCCCATCGCGTCCATCGCGTTGTCCAACGAGTCGCAGTTGCCACAGAACCAGCCGTATCGCTGTGTGCCGTCCTCGTCCCGGTAGGCCGTGTAAAACGGCGCTTTCGACCCCCTGGCGGCCTCGCCGTAACTGACGAAGATCGTCTCGTCCTCGACCGTCACTGACTCGAGCGCGCGCCACTCCTCGTCGGGCTCGAGCGAGCTTTCGACGTAGACGTTCTCGGTGTGGGTCTCGTCGCCGACCTCGATCTCACGGGTGCCGATCCGTTCGAAGCCCTGGTTCTCGTAGAACTCGTTGCCGAGTTCGTTCTCCGCGAGGACGACGCCGCGGATCTCGTCGGCCCCCGTCTCGAATAGTTTTTCTCGCGTGCGCGTCAGCAGGCGAACACCCGTCCCGCCACCACGGTGGTCCGGATCGACGTGCAGCCAGAGGATCTGGCCGACGTTGTGGCCGTCGCCGATGAACTCGCTCTGGGAGAAAGCGGCGACGCCGTCGTCCGTCTCGACGAGCAAGAGGAGGGCGTGTTCGCTCTCGATCATGCTGGCGATCGCGTCGTCGTCGTACCAGCGGTCGACGGCCGTCTCGACCGTCTCCTCGCCGAGAAAGTCGGTGTATGAGGACCGGAGCGAGCGGTGGGCGATGGACCTGACGACGTCGGCGTCGTCTGCGGTGGCTTCGCGGATCTCCATGCGTGCGAATACGACGTCCCCTTACAAAATGTATACGCCGGGTTTCCCGTGCTGGGGACGCGGGACCGATTCTACACGTTTATGTCGTTCCCCCCGGAGAACGGTGTATGAGCGACGACAGTTCGCGCGACCCACCCGACGACGAGTCCGACGTCTTCACCTATAACGGCGGACGAGTCGATCCCGGCGAGTCGGCGAACATCCGATACGGAATCAGCGAGACCTACCTCGGAGACCCCATCCGAATTCCGGTCACCGTAATCAACGGCGAACACCCCGGCCCGACGGTGTTCCTCTCGGCGGCGGCCCACGGCGACGAACTCAACGGGATCGAAGTCGTTCGCGAGGTCGCCCACGACTGGGATCACTCGGTCTTACACGGCACGCTCGTCTGTCTCCCGGTGATGAACGTGCCGGGGTTTCAGGCACAGGAGCGCTACTTGCCGATCTACGACCGCGACCTCAACCGATCGTTTCCGGGCCGTGAGGGATCGACCAGCGCGCGCCGGATGGCCCACCGCATCTTCACGAACTTCATCGAACCCTGTGACCTCGGGGTCGACTTTCACACCTCTACGCGCGGACGCACGAACATGCTCCACGTCAGAGCCGACATGGACCGTCCCGAGGTCGCCCGCGTCGCCAACGCGTTCAGCTCGAACGTCATCATCGCGGGCGAAGGCCCCTCTGGAACCCTCCGGCGCGAGGCGACCGAAGCTGGCGTCCCGACGATCACCGTCGAGATGGGCGAAGCTCACCGATTTCAACGCGGGTTGATCGACCGCGCACTGACCGGCGTCGCGAGCGTCCTCGCGGAGTTCGGCCTCCACCGCGAGTCGTCGGTCCACTGGCCCGGCTGGCGAACCGTCATCGACGACGCCGACGAGAAGACCTGGCTGCGCGCCGACGCCGGCGGCATCGTCGACATGAAACTCGGCCGCGGCGAACTCGTCCGCGAGGGCGAGGCGATCTGTGACATCACCAACCCGTTCAAAGAAGAAGAGGACATCGTCACCGTCGAAGCGCCCTTTACGGGGCTGATCGTCGGCGTCCTCGAGAATCCCGTCGTCTATCCCGGCAATCCGCTGTGTCACCTCGTCGGCCTCTCCGAGGACACCCTCCTCGCCCTCGAGCGCGAACTCGCCAGTGGCGATCCGATCGCGGACGTCCTCGAGTGACGCCGGGGACGCGTCTCGGACGCTCTCGTTCGGTCCCGTCAACGTTTGCCTGAAACCGCCTCTCGCACGGTCATTCCCGCTCACGAGAGGAAAGTAACTTCTATACGCTCACGGTCTCAACCGTCGGGATGAGAGTATGAGCCAGTCTTACAATCGCGGTCTCATCGAGGACTTCGGCCGCTGGAAGGAGTTCTCGGCTGGGATGTGGGCATGGATCTTCCACAAGTTCACCGGGTGGATGTTGATCGGCTACCTGTTCACTCACATCGCCGTACTGAGCACCGCCATCGGCGCGGCGAGCGGTGATCCGGCGTTGATCCAGCAGGAAACGGACGTCTACACGACCACGCTCCAGGGACTCGAGGAGCTCCTCCTGATCCGCATCCTCGAGGTCGGGCTGCTCGCAGTCGCGGTGTTTCACATCTTAAACGGCATCCGACTGCTGATGGTCGATCTCGGGATCGGACTCGACTCCCAGGATAAGAGCTTCTACGCGTCGCTGATCCTCACCGGGATCATCACGATCGCCAGCGTCCCGACGTTCCTCCACGGGGTGGGTCTCTAATGGCCGAACGCTACTCCTCGTTCGCTCCGGGTGGAACGGCGTGGCTGCTCCAGCGGATCACGGCGGCGTTCCTGGTCGTCACGCTCGCGTTTCACTTCTTCCTGCTCCACTTCGTCAACCATGCAGCCGACGTCACGTTCCTGCAGACGCAGGCGAGAATGTCCGACGTCGGATACTTCCTGACGATGGTGCTGTTCCTGATCGCCGCGGCGTTCCACGGCGTCAACGGCGTCTACAACGCGCTGATCAATCAGGGACTGAAAGGCACCCAGAAGACAGTAGTGCTTGTGGTGCTTACCCTCGCTGGAATTGCACTGGTCGTCCAGGGAATCTGGGTCGCACTCGCCATGGGAGGCTGGATCTAAGATGAGTACCCAACAGCAAGAACCCGAACAACCCGACACGCAGGAAGCACCGGCTGATCCGGAGATGAAGGGGGAGGAGTCCCCCCAGCAGAAGCGGCTCAAGCGCAAGGAAGAAGACGCGGCGGCGCGCGAGAAAGCCGCCGACGCGAGCGAACTCGAGGGCGAGACCGTCCTCATCAAGGTGTTCCGCTACGATCCCGAGGTCGCGGACAAACAGGAGCCGCGCTTCGACGAGTTCCACGTCCCCTACGAGAAGGGGATGACGGTGCTCGACGCGGTCATGTACGCCCGGGACACCTACGACTCGTCGCTCACGTTCCGTCACTCCTGTCGACAGGCCGTCTGTGGCTCGGACGCCTTCTTCATCAACGGCAAGCAGCGACTGGCGTGTAAGACCCAGCTCAGCGATCTTAGCTGGCCGGTCCGCGTCGAGCCGCTCCCCCACCAGGAGGTCGTCAAAGACCTCGTGGTCGACATGGAGCACTTCTACGAGCAGATGCACGCCGTCGAGCCGTACTTCCAGAGTGAAGACCTGCCCGGGGGCGAACTCGAGGAACAGCGCCAGAGCCGGGAGAACCGCGAGAAGATCAA
This portion of the Natronobeatus ordinarius genome encodes:
- a CDS encoding TRAP transporter permease translates to MDAEPPEDDADESADLTDRDTGVAWDVDENLADRPIREVLRERLSRESLTEKTTLWALLTFLSIPFWLYVMWMAYLQAQLTGTSPYRGQFGAGFLGGIIVLYALHEMIKRVGGGERFILTDVKALFSRENVGDTLLLIVVVLLAIPTVVYVYINALDLAGRGGASRQELFMAALFTLTMIYITWRAFGITFLAVLLAGMAYGLFGTLIPGTLGHSGISHTRMLRILVVSVDGFFGFLTQLTAAWIALFLLYAGMLKAFGAFDLILRAAVRSAKYIDSGVAQTAVIASAVIGSVNGSQTANAGMTGSFTIPMMKRSGVKPATAGGIESVASTSGQVLPPVMGAGAFVMATLIMGVSYIDVIVAGLIPATILMIVIVVAVHYAAAPQIEEPEMDEIFDQQLTQLEIALEGIKFGIPLLILVYLLGIVQYTVMTSAFWTVVAMAVLGMIIPTAKKAHDTWSLRLTFWTLIDTLKQTVNGFREGIIVLAPVAIILAAINGVVDILMATGVPTAISLTLMDLSGGVLLFAAIMAMIICILLGLGMPTTAAYTIVALLIAPTLVNQFFLPDFAGHFFVFYAAILAGLTPPIATCVAVATGIAGSNFWRTCFEAVKISFPLFLLPFSFIYHPEIVNHQGELSTGLILTSVVILFGALTIVHGLNYRFDLDRAPRYALRGVFLVLGIVIMVHEAFVVQVGALGIATFLYLTQAAVGESTPLERLRGLTAGINGRRK
- a CDS encoding MTH1187 family thiamine-binding protein, whose translation is MTVIGFLSVAPVVENSMASEVAKAVDALEDFDVAYETTPMGTTIEAEDIGELFAAAQAAHEAVDGDRVSTLLKIDDKRTTTAGAEEKVASVERELGREPSGDAT
- a CDS encoding HalOD1 output domain-containing protein, whose amino-acid sequence is MQAEIPPSDESHGPQYDRTNDRYAFQYDADGSATITTTIVHALATVADIDVSQGEFSLYDSVDPDALERIFSPKTDGTRRTGGHVAFTALDHEIYVHANGDVFIYPPAEAPRPTSSH
- a CDS encoding GNAT family N-acetyltransferase; the encoded protein is MEIREATADDADVVRSIAHRSLRSSYTDFLGEETVETAVDRWYDDDAIASMIESEHALLLLVETDDGVAAFSQSEFIGDGHNVGQILWLHVDPDHRGGGTGVRLLTRTREKLFETGADEIRGVVLAENELGNEFYENQGFERIGTREIEVGDETHTENVYVESSLEPDEEWRALESVTVEDETIFVSYGEAARGSKAPFYTAYRDEDGTQRYGWFCGNCDSLDNAMDAMGRIECNACGNRRKATRWDASYL
- a CDS encoding succinylglutamate desuccinylase/aspartoacylase family protein, with the protein product MSDDSSRDPPDDESDVFTYNGGRVDPGESANIRYGISETYLGDPIRIPVTVINGEHPGPTVFLSAAAHGDELNGIEVVREVAHDWDHSVLHGTLVCLPVMNVPGFQAQERYLPIYDRDLNRSFPGREGSTSARRMAHRIFTNFIEPCDLGVDFHTSTRGRTNMLHVRADMDRPEVARVANAFSSNVIIAGEGPSGTLRREATEAGVPTITVEMGEAHRFQRGLIDRALTGVASVLAEFGLHRESSVHWPGWRTVIDDADEKTWLRADAGGIVDMKLGRGELVREGEAICDITNPFKEEEDIVTVEAPFTGLIVGVLENPVVYPGNPLCHLVGLSEDTLLALERELASGDPIADVLE
- the sdhC gene encoding succinate dehydrogenase, cytochrome b556 subunit codes for the protein MSQSYNRGLIEDFGRWKEFSAGMWAWIFHKFTGWMLIGYLFTHIAVLSTAIGAASGDPALIQQETDVYTTTLQGLEELLLIRILEVGLLAVAVFHILNGIRLLMVDLGIGLDSQDKSFYASLILTGIITIASVPTFLHGVGL
- a CDS encoding succinate dehydrogenase, which produces MAERYSSFAPGGTAWLLQRITAAFLVVTLAFHFFLLHFVNHAADVTFLQTQARMSDVGYFLTMVLFLIAAAFHGVNGVYNALINQGLKGTQKTVVLVVLTLAGIALVVQGIWVALAMGGWI
- a CDS encoding succinate dehydrogenase/fumarate reductase iron-sulfur subunit translates to MSTQQQEPEQPDTQEAPADPEMKGEESPQQKRLKRKEEDAAAREKAADASELEGETVLIKVFRYDPEVADKQEPRFDEFHVPYEKGMTVLDAVMYARDTYDSSLTFRHSCRQAVCGSDAFFINGKQRLACKTQLSDLSWPVRVEPLPHQEVVKDLVVDMEHFYEQMHAVEPYFQSEDLPGGELEEQRQSRENREKIKMSSRCIWCAACMSSCNIAAGDNQYLGPAAINKAYKFAMDDREEAELKEHRLRILEQEHGVWRCQTQFSCTEVCPKDIPLTEHIQELKREAVKKNLKFW